ATGAGAAGCTACGCCCATGATAAACAATATCGTGGGCATCCGTCTACTTTTCACGTTTATAGACCAGACCATGAAGAATTTTATCGAAGTTCCTACTTCAGATGGAAAACGACTGATAAATACAAATGCCATTGTGCAAGTGCGTACCAGGGAAGACGGCACTACACACATTCGGTTAAATCAAGGTTCCGAATCCAGCTTTGTTGTAGCAAATTTGGATTACGCAAGCGTGGTAGAACTAATTGCGCAAGCACAGTAATTATAACCGTGCGAATTAATGGCTCGAAAACCTTCCCTCCCCACTAAAAAACCGCTTACTATTGCTCAGCTGAGTGTAAAAATTCAGCGGCTTGGCGAAACCATCGAGAAGAATAGATTAGCTAACGATATAAAATACAAATCATTAGAATTTTTATTGTTTGATTATCAATGCGTTGTTAAGGCTTTTAAAATTAGCTAAGCCTGCACACAATTGAAAAACCTCTTCCAATTTCACTTTTTTTCTCATTCTGTTCTCCTGGCGCAGGATAAAAAAGGATTTCATCTTCGCAAGTGCATTTTCTACGGCTACCCGTTCACGAGCAAGTAGGCGATTTATCGCTCGCTGCCAAGCGTTAATCGGGTTATTTTTGCTAGCCTTAAACGGAATGAAAATGCGTTCACTTATGCCCAGATTCTTAATTCCCTGAAAGCCTAGGTCAACATGAAGTGTATAGTTTTTTAAGCAAATACCGGCTAGCATATCTTTTAAAATGGCAAAATCCTGTTGCCTGCCGCTATAGCCCTTACTGATTAATTTTATTTGTCGGTCTAGGGTGCTAAGTAGCAGAAACTTTAGGGTGTGAAGTTTTTTTTACCGCTATAGTGCTCTCGTTGAATTTCTTGATTAGCAGCTCGTTCAATTGGTATTTCGGTCACATCAATCACTAAGTCTTCTATGCCCGCGAAATACTCGTCGAATGCCCGCTGATTGGCAAAAATTGCTTGACTAGCCGGCATTACTTGGTGCAAAGCAGCTTTTAAACAGGGTTTAAGTAGCTCCAAATACTGACTCACCGCATACTCAGAGATGTTAAAATAAACGCCCATATTTAACAAAGTTGGATACGCTTTTAAATAGTGCAGAATAAAAAATAAAGCCTCTTTTTTATCCGTAAGCACCGGCTTCTTGCCCGCGTGCAACAAGGTCTTTTTAGGGGTATAATATAACTCGAACGCAACAGCAAGTTTTTCGAATTCGGAAAGCGTTAACCCAGTAGTTGCTTTATATTGACGGTCTGTGCGAGTGTGATGATAAATACTAGGCATTTATTTTATACGCAAAATATTGATAAACAGTTAATAAAAACCTTATTAGAGAATTTCACAACCTTGCTCACGGCTTTTGCGAGTCACGACATTAAAAATGCCATCCACAACATGGACGGTGTAGTATCGCAATTAAGTGTTGACACCATCACTGAGGATGAAATATTACTCATAAGAGAATGTGCCAACCGGCTGAGAGATTCATTGGATGAGTTTACCAACATTGGTCTTCCGCAAGACACCAATGTTATTGAGCCTTTTGAAATTGTCCGGCTCATGTCTTCGATAAGTATTTTACACAGACATGACCTGAAATACGAAAACATACACTACAAAGTAGTGTACTTGCTTGATAAATCGACCGTAATTAGCCAGAATTTCCATTGGCTTGTGCAGTCTCTTAATAACATAGTTATTAATTCTAAGATTGCTCTACGCAACACCCAAGACAAAAAGATTCAGATTACACTATCTTGCGATGACAATTCGGTAACTATTCTGATTAGCGATAATGGCATTGGAATACCTCCCGAGAATAAGCCAAAAGTATTTACAGCTTACTTTACTACCACAGGTGGTAGCGGGATAGGATTAGCTCACGTAGCAAACGTCATGAAGCAAATCAACGGCAAGGTTGAATTAACCGAAGAAGCTGGTTTTACTACAACCGTCAAGTTAAATTTCCCCTTAAAATGCGACACTCCATCTTAGTCATCGACGACGAAGCGATAGGCGCAAAAAACCTAGCCAAAGCTTTCGAAACAGAACGCCCCAGCTTCAAGGTTGTTACTGCGTCCACTGAAAAGGACATCGAATACCAAATAGAGAACTTCTATTTCACGGTGGCCATTGTCGATTTGCGAATGGATAATTTCAATCGAAACGGCATCGACTTTATCAAACAGATTATAGAAAGTAATCCGTTTGCAAAAGTCATTATTATGAGTGCTTTCCTGCCTGAATTCTCAAGTGAAGTAGCACAAATATTTGCTTCGGGTCGCGTGATTGACGTTATTCCAAAAGGAGCGTTCGATACCTTTAAAAAGCGTATTCTTGCAACGACGGATAAAGCGGTTCAAGATTATGAATCTAATCCTTCGTTGACACAGAAGACATTAAATGATTTGTATGCAGAAGCAAAAAACGAAAGTGACGCTTATGCAAAAGGAATAAAATTTGAGCACTTCGTATCTCTGCTATTTTCTCAAATTGGATTTCCACACATAACTAAAAGGTTTATAGATAGAAGTCAGAATGAGGTGGATTTAATGATTCGCAACGAAATTCAAGACAACTTTTTTTCAAAATTTAAGCAATATATTTTAGTTGAATGCAAAAATACTGCAGGCCCTATTGACAAAAATCAAATCATTCAGTTTGTCTCTAAGGTGGAACATGCTGCCGGCCTTTGCAACTTAGGTATTGTTATTACGGCAAGTTCATTCAAGAGAACCTCTTTGGATGAAATGATACGCTATTCTAACAAGGCATTTAAGATAATATTTTTAACAAATAGGGAGATAGCCAAGCTTATCTACTCCAATGATATTACGGAGGAGTTTAAAACTATTATCGACATGCAAGTGAAGGATAACTAAATGCAATACTCCATAATAAAAAAGCGCCCCTACCGGTACCGATAGGGGCGCTTTTTTATTGTTTTTTAACCGAATGCTATAAATATAAAATCCTGTGTAACAACAGATTTGGTACAGCACTATTAGCGACCGTGCATAAAAAAAGATGCTCGTATATACGAAACAAGTATATTGCTGCCTGCCAGTCACCCCTGGCACTGACCGCTGCTACATCCTTTCCCACCCATTGTACTCCATGGCTATAATAAGCTATTGATAGTCTGTGCGCTCCACTGCGCGCCAACTGCAACTGCCGCTTGGGATTTCATGCCCTGCCGTTTTGGCTAGTGGTCAGCCTATGTCTGCGCATTCGGACTATTAGAGACGTTGGGGCGTCTCACTATGCACTCTTCTACCGCTCGCTAAAACGCTGTACTCAACACGTGTGAGGTTGCGACACGCACTTCGCGACCATTTCTTCCTTTCCATTTTTTATGTCAGATGATCGCACCAATCGGGGACCCGCCGATAGAAGCCGGATAAATGTCAACGAGGACTACGAAGTCCGCTATTGGTGCAAGGAATTCGGCTGCACCGAAGCCCAGCTTCGCGCAGCGGTAAAAGCCGTTGGCGTGATGGCAGATAAGGTGCGCCAGTACCTCAACACCCACTAATTCCCAGGCAGCACTCCCACTGGCACCAACTGGTGGGACTGTTTTAATACATCTCAATCTAAGTACAATGTTTAGCAGTCCTAATTATAGCGGAAGTGGCAACGATGGCGGTGGTGGTGGCGGCGGTGGCGGCGGTGGCGGCGGTGGCGGCGGTGGCGGCGGTGGCGATGCAAATGCCTGCGTCTTGATTTACTTGACCAAATCACTGAACTCTCCCAACCCTGCTGTTATCGCAACTTTATTGGTCAACGACGAACTACTGGTAATTGCCCGGGGCAGTGCCTTGGAGATTCAAACTGCTGCCGGCGCGGTTTGTGGCACCATTATCTCGGATGTGGTAAGCGTCATTGATTGCATCAACCAGGGCTTCAGCTATGTAGCAGTGGTTAAAAGCATCAGCGCGGGCAAGTGCACCGTTGACATTCGCCATCAATAATCCCCCACCTCATGCTCACAATCGTAGGAGGCACTTACCGGGAGATCTGCCACGAGCCGGCCTGGAACGAGCTATACGGCTCAGGATTGCGGGCGGCAGTAGCGCTGTCCCGCGCTATCCGATGGTATCCAATACCACACCTTCATTGGCCAGGACGAACGGCGCGAGCTGGAAGCAAAAGCGGGTGCATCGGGGGTGGCGGTGATGGCGACGGCCATCACCGCCACCGTGCGCTTCGTGTATAACCACCCACTGGCCGTGCCCAATATCTACCCCTCCATTGAGAAGCTTTTTACCCACAAGCCTACGCTTAGGATAACGGACGAAAACATCTTGGTTTACGGGATACTAGAGGGCGATAGTGTGGTCCACGGCGATTACGTGGTCTACGACCCGCAGTCGCCTAACAACCCCTTACCATTCAACCATAACGGGTCAACGGCGAAGCATTTGGCTCTCATTTTGAACAGTTGGGAGGGCCGCCAGCTGACGAAGCTTCAGCACGTTGATGACATAGGCGAATACTTACTGGCCCATGGCGTCGAAGTGGTGGTCATTAAGCAAGGTTCAGCGGGGGCCACCGTTTTTACTGCCAGTGGCCGGACCCACGTGCCAGCTTACCAAACCAGCAGCGTCTGGCCAATTGGTTCAGGCGACATCTTCTCCGCCGTCTTTGCCCATTATTGGATCGAGCGGAAGAGCAGCCCGGCAGAAGCGGCCAACAACGCCTCATTAGCTACGGCCTTCTACTGTCAAACCCAGGCACTACCCATCCCCAAAAACGCGGGAGATATTCAGGCTCTAGGCTTAAATCCATTACCCACGACAGGCCATATCCGCAAAAACATCTATCTGGCTGGCCCCTTTTTCACGATGGCTGAGAGGTGGCTAATCAATGAAAGTCGGCAAGCGTTACGCCAGACGGGCAACGATGTTTTCTCTCCCTTGCACGACGTAGGGCACGGGATGGCCGATGAGGTGGTTCCGCTGGATTTAAAAGCCCTGGACGATTGCGACGTTGTTTTTGCTATTGTCGATGGCCTCGACTCGGGAACCCTATTCGAGGTTGGTTATGCGCGCGCCAAAGGCAAGCCGGTCGTGGCTTTCGTGCAAAACGAAGTTCCTGAAAACTTAAAAATGCTCGCGGGTTCAGACTGCATTATCCGCGATGACTTCTCGACGGCCGTTTATACCATCAACTGGCTGCCATGAAGCGCGCCATACTGCTGTCGGGAGGCATTGATTCCATTGCCTTATCTTACTGGCTACGACCAGACCTGGCGTTTACCATCGACTACGGCCAGCTGCCCTATCAAGGAGAAGTACGGGCGGCTGAGCAGATTGCCAAGCACCTCGAGATAACGCACGAACTACTGAAGGTAGATTGTGGGGCTATCGGCTCCGGGGACCTATCGGGCAAAGCACCAGACCCACAGGCGCCGGCTTCGGAGTGGTGGCCATACCGCAATCAGTTGCTACTCACAATCTGTGCGTCAAAAGCCATTACGATGGGCGCCACAGAAATTATGATTGGCACAGTCGCTAGCGACGGCTTTCACAAAGACGGCACGCCGCGCTTTATAGAGCTGATGAACGAGGCTTTCTCCTACCAAGAAGGCAACTTGCAAATAAGTGCGCCAGCCATCACCATGACCTCTGCTGAGTTGGTAAGAGCGTCGCAAATTCCGGAGGAGTTGTTATTTTGGGCGCACTCTTGCCACAAAGCCGACTATGCTTGCGGCAATTGCCGGGGGTGCAACAAGTACCGAAACGTCATGCACGAACTCTATGGGACTTCTTTCACTACCGGCTGATCCACGGCTGCGAGTAATACCCAAACCAGTTACTAGTAGGTCAAATCTAGCCGGTTGTCGGGTACAACCGTTTGAGTTTGATGCGGGCCTTCTCGGTTGTAAACTGCCAGTTGGTGGGTGCCCCCAGTTGGTTGCGCGCTAGTTGCCAAGCGTAGCAGTGCGCTTCCAGCGTCGGCCGGTCGGGCACGCGCTGCGGCAGGCCGTGGGTGAGCAGGGCGGCAAACTCGATTTCAGCCATGTTGAGCCACGAGCCATGCTTGGGGGTGAACACAAATTCCACGCGCTGCAACAGGGCGTGCGCCCGTACCGGGTCAAAAATCTCGTAAAAAGCGGCGGGCTGGTGCGCCGACAAATTGTCGAGCACCAGCGTCACGCGCGTCGCTTGGGCGTAGTCCTCCTCCAGCAGGCGGGCTACCGCCCGGGCAAACGTGAGTCGGTCATGGCGGTCTTCGACCTGCACCCGGCGGCGACCGGCCAGCGGCTCGTGCAGCATATACACCTGGGCCACGCCCTGGCGGTGGTACTCGCAGTCGTAGCGGGTGCTGCCATCGGGCAGCGGGAGTGGCACGCGGCTTTCGCGTAGTAATTGCTTGGGCGACTCATCCAGGCACACGACTGGCTGGGCTGGGTCGTACGGGCGTTGGTAGACGTCAAGCACCCGTTCCATGGCGCAGACGAAGGCCGCGTTCTGAGCGGGTGGAATCACCCACATCTGTCGCTTCCAGGGCTGTAACGCATTTTTTTTAGTACCCGCCCCACCATCGCCGGGCTGGCCTCGGGCAGCACCTGCAGCGTGACCAGGTGAGCGGCCAACAAGCGCAATGTCCAGTGGGCGTACCCTTCGGGCGGGGTGGAGCAGGCCGCCGCGGCCAGGTGCGCCTCCACCTCCCCGGTGTACTTACTGGCCGGCCACTGCTGGCGGGGCTGCCCCAGCAGGGCGGCCTCCACGCCCGCCTCGCAGGCGCGTTGGCGCAGGCGCTCCAGGGTGCGCGTACTCACGCCGTAGGCTTGGCTAGTCTGGGTGTCGCTCCAGTTCAAGCCGTTTGTAGCTACGGCCAACAGGCACTGAGCCCGCACAAGCCGGGCGCTGGCCACGCGCCGCTGCTGCACGAGTTCCGTTAGCGAGGCCTGTTCTTCGGCCCTCAGCGCTAAGACATAATACTTCGCCATTTGTCAGGTCATTTTACCCGACAAGATACTAGATTTATCCTACTAGTAGCATCCTCTACAAAACAGCTGGCAAGTATTACTTACCCAAGCCGGAGATCAAAGCAAATAAATCCTTTTTCAAGGTGCTGGCTGCGCGGGCCTCCAGACGCAGTTTTGCACACGTGCCAGACGAGAAGCTAGCCGCTTTTCTATGGTACAGTGCCAAGGCATTGTCGCTTAACCAGGGACCGCACAACCTTTTTTGCCAGCACCGCTATGTTCCTTCGGCTGGCGGGCTATACCCAATTGATCTGATCGTAATTGACGTACACGAAGAGTCAGTTAGTGTATACGATCCTATTGCTCATGCTTTGTGCAAATTGGATGCAGCAGAAGAAAACATAGCTGCTTTTCTAACCTACAGCCAGGAAGTTCTGAACGCTGGCTCTGGTACGTTGATTTGGTTCGCGGCCCGGCCAGAGAAGGTCAGTGCGAAATACACCCATGAGCTTAGCTTAATCTGGCGCGACGTAGGAGCCCTCATTGCTTCCATGTACCTGATTGCAGAAGCGCTCAGCTTAAATTATTGTGCTTTGGGTGTGTTAGGCAGCCAAGAGCTGCAAACATTGACTGGCGATGCGGCTATTTTAGGAGCTGGCGGCTGCATTCTTGGTTCGCGATAGAATGATAAGTTGGGAGCCCGTAAATACATGATTTATGGGCTCCCAACCTACCTTGCGGGCCTATGGAAGTCACCCGCCAGCTGCTCGCCGAGCGCCTAAGTAAAAAGGGCCTGGCCCGCATTCAGCTCACCTTTTGCTGGGACGGGCAGCGCCTGCGCCTGAGCAGCGGCCAGAAGTGCCAGCCGGCGGACTGGAACGAGAAGCAGCAGCGGGTGAAGGCCAAGCCCGGCACCTACCTCTACGACGTGATTACGGTGCTCAACTACTACGCTGACGCGGCCACCGCGGCCGCCCACGACGCGCTGCCGGCCAGCCGCTGACTAGATAAAGGCCAGATGCAGGCCGAGTCGGCGGCCGAGGCCGCCGTTACCGTGCCCCTGCCCCCACAGCCGGCCCCGCACGCGCCCAGCTGGCTCGGCGAGTAGGGCCGGCGCACGAACCTGCGCAGTGGCCAACTCGGCTTGCATAATTGAAATGGCGGTGGCGTAGGCGCTGGTGGGCAGGAACACGAAAAAGATCTGGCCTCGGTATAGCCCAAGCCGGACCTTTTTTTGGGCGTCACTGACGGACGAGGTACTGCCTTCCTATATTCCTAGCCCAGCGGCCTGAGCCATCGCGCCGCAGGCCCTTACTGTAAGGTAACGTAGAGCTCGGCCTGCAACTGCCACTCCTTGTCCTTTTTACGCCACATCGCCGAGTAGTTGCCGCCTCCCTTAAAGGAGCCGCCCTGGCTCCAGGAGCCGACCCAGGTCCCGGTTTCCCAGGCCAGCAGGCCGTTGGGGTTCACGGCAATGCGTTGGGGGCTGCGCACGTACACCACGTCGGGATGCAGCCGGAACGCTTTCTGCCACCCGGCCACGACCGAGTCTTTGCCGGTTTTGTAGCCGCCGTTGCCCCCCACCTGCACGAAATCGGGCAGCCAATACCGGGCGATGCCGTCAACCTCGTGCCGGGCAATGGCCGCGTTCGAGGCCGTGCGCATGGCCATGATGAGGGCCTTGTCATCCGGCTTTCGGGTTTGGGCTACCAGCGGCCGGAAGCAGCTGGACAGCAACAAAATCAGCAGAAGCGTGCGGCTATTCATTATTTAGCATAGGGGGTAAATAGCAGCAAAAAAACCGCATGATGGTTCGGGCAGCAGGTAGCGAAGCTTGAGACTACGGCACGAAAATCCGCGCTCAATCCATGTCGAGTTAGGGCCTACCGAGGCAGCGGCAGCGTAGGGCGAGGGTAACTCTAGCCTAGCTCTAGCCTACCTTTTGCTGGGGGCTAACGCGCCGGGTCGGGCCCGCCCGTTGGGCCGTTCAGGGCGGCGCTGACTTCGGCCACGGGCAGGCCGGTGAAGGCGCAGAACTCGGCGACCGAGACGTAGGCGCGCACGGGCTTGCCGAGCTTGGTGCGGATGCGCTGGAGCAGGCACTTGCCGGTAGTGTACTGGGTGCCGGTGAGGCGGGCCGCGTCCTTGGGGTAGATGCAAACCTGGGGCATAACGGGGCCGATTGGGGTCAAGGTGGTCAGCGAAGATACAACCGGCGAAACGGCGCGCTAGGTTCGGCCCATGAACGCGAAACAGCACTTTTTAGTGGGCAGCGGCCTGGCCTTGTTGGCGGCCCTGGGCGGGGCCAGCGGGGCCCTAAAACCGGTGCCGCTGGCGGAAGCAGCCCGCGTAGCGCGGGTGGTGGACGCCGACACCTACGACGTGGTGGCGGGCGGGCAGCGGGTCCGGGTCCGGCTGCTGGGCGCGGACGCGCCGGAGCACGACCAGGCGTTCGGCGCGCAGGCTACCGACTCGGTGGCGGCCTTGCTGCCGGTGGGCCGGCCGGTGCAGCTGCGGCGGCACGGCCTGGACCTGTACGGGCGCACGCTGGGCAGCTTGACCCTGCCGGCGGCGGGAGCCCGGGGCCGCGGGGCCGGGGCCCTGGACTCGCTGCTGGTGGTACGCGGCTGGGCGTGGGCCTACGACCCCGCGCACACGGTGGCCGGGCGGGCGGCGCAGCAAGCGCAAGCCCAGGCGGCGGGGCGCGGCCTGTGGAAATGCGGGGCCGTAGGGGCCGTGCCGCCCAAGGTGTGGCGGGGGCTGGACTATAAAAACAAGCGGCGTTACGGGGCGGGCTGCTCCTGGTAACTGAGCCGCTCACAAGAGCAGCCAAACCTATTTTTCACCCTTTTATTCTTTTCAGTTATGGCTTCACAAAATGGTATTTTAGGCTTGCAGGGCACCGTGGGGGGCCTGGTGTTCGCCCGCAACGGCACGGTCCGCCAGAAACAGGCGTCGAACAAGGCGGCATTCAACAGCGCGGCCAGCCTGGCCCGCACCCGCGAAAACGCCAGCGAGTTTGGCCGCGCCGGCACGGCGGGCAAGCTCATTCGCACGGCCTTGCGCACGCTCATCAGCACGGCCAGCGACTCGTTGATGGTTTCGCGCTTGACGCAAAAGACCCGCGCCATCATCGGGATGGACGAGACCAACGACCGCGGGGCCCGGGTGATGGACAAGGACAACGCCCTGGAGCTGGTGGGCTTCGACTTCAACGCTTCGGCCTCGCTGAGCCAAGTGTTCTTCGGCTCGTACACGACGGACGCGGCCGGCGCGGACTTGACCATCAGCTTGTCCAGCCTTAACGGCTTGACCGACGTGGCCGCTCCGCAGGGCGCAACGCACTTCGAGCTGATGCTCGGCTCGGCGGCCATCAATTTCGAGACGGGTGCCATTGCGCAAGGGGCCGTTGCGGTGCCGCTGGGCAGCTTGCCGCTCAACGGGCCGGTGCTGGTTGACCAGACACTGAAGGCCTCGTTGGCCGTGGCGCCGACAGCGGACGACGTGGTAATTGGGGTGCTGGGCGGGTACAAATGAGGTGGTCCGATTAAGCGGGACAGTTTAGGGCAGTTGAAGAAAGAAGCTGTTGATGAGCGAGATAGGGGAACTGATAATCGAGGCTGGCGTGCAGGCGCTCGTGATTGCAGTAGTCAATATAAGTAGCCGCGCTGGCTTGGGCATCGGCCAGGTCGGTGAACACGGGCCACTCGCGGCGTTCCAGCTCCTCGGTCTTAAAGCGGGACCAGCGGCTCCCAAAACCTTTAATCGGTTTTCGGCCTGGGCATTATCGTAGCACGCGCCGCGGCGGCGCTGCGAGCGCAGCGCTTAATGCCGGTGTAGCAGGGCCCGGTGGGCGTTGCCGCAGTACTGGCCGCCGCGGTCGGAATGGGCGATTACGCCAGCAGCAGGCGGCTGGGCGAGCAGCGCCCGCTGCCAGGCCGTGGTAATCAGCTCTTCGGGCCTGGTGGCCATCGCGTGCCAGCCGACGACCTGCTTGCTGGCCACGTCCTGGAAAGCACACCAATAGGCCCACGTGCCACTGGCCGGCGGCCAGTACGTGCTGTCGCTCACCCACACGCGGTTGGCTTGTGCGATGGGCGGCTAGTCGCGCAAGCGGTTGGGCGCACAGCGCAGCCCAGGCGTGGAATCGGTGGTGCGGGGCGTGTAGGCCTTGGGCGGCAAGGCCCGGCGACCCCGGCGGCGCATGGCTGTGCACAGGGCCCGGCGACCCACCCGGTGGCCCTGCGGGCGTAAAGCCACCCGTAACCGACGGGTGCCGTAGCGCTTTTTATGCACGGCAAACGGCTGGTCCAGCGCGCTTTCCCATGCCGGCGCTTGCGGCTCGCCCGTCCGCTGCTGGCGCTGCTGCCACGCGTAGTAGCGGCTGGGCGCTGCGCTTAGCACCTGACAGAGGCGACGCACTGGGTAGCTGGAGCGGTGCCGGTCGATGAAACGGTAGCGGCTCATGGGTCGCTGGTCACGGAGGAGATGGCGACGGCTTTTTTTAAAATTTCCAGCGCCTGCGCCTGCCGTCGGGCCAGGGCCCGCCACTGGCGCCATTCGGCGGCGGTAGCCGGGTCCAGGCTGGCCCCAGCGGCGGCCGCCACCGGTGTTTGCGCGACTTGCTGCCACTGGTAGCGCAGCTTGGGATTGCTATTCAAGGCCCGAGCGGCGGCCCGCGTCGAGCGGCTTTCGCTGGCTAGACGCAGGGCTTCGGCGCGAAAGGCCGCGTCATAGGTGCGCCGCTTGGTCGGTTTGGGAGGGGTGGCCATCAGAAAAGAAAGGTAAGGCCCAGTTCTGTCCTGCTTCACCCGACCACCTCAAGGTGTCGTGGTCGGGGCTGCTGCTGAGCAAGTTTGCGCAGCTGATGAAGGCGGCGGATGCGCGGGTGCATTGGAGCGGGGACTGGCCGGGGTTTAAGGACCGGCCGCACTTTGAGGTGTAGGATGTCACGAAACGAGCGGGCCAGCTGGTCCGCTCGTTTCGTGACATCCTGCTGAAATGGTTTTTTTTGATTTTACGTTGCTTGATGAAACGTAGGGATGTGGTGCCGTGCGGTGCTTGAGTTAGTGGTTGAAATCACGAGGATACCCAAAGCTGAGAAAGCGGGAATGGTTGCTTACTCTCCAACTGGTGCGCGATAAGCGTAATGGAGCTTCACTGGTAAATTAATTGATTGGGGAAGGTGCCGCTTTACAAAGCACTACTTTTACTAAGAAAAGTTTAATTCATATATATTGCGGCGCAATCCCTACCATTCCAAAAATTAGCAGTGCATGAATAATTTTCTACTTAAAACGGCAGTGGCGCTGCTGATGCTGGTTGTTTCTCCTTGTAGCACACAAGCACAGGATAAAATACAAGCACAGGCACTGCCGGAAGCCACCAAGAAGCAGATAGACAATTTGTTTAGCAAGTGGAATGCTGCCAGCAGCCCGGGGTTTACCATTGGCATTGTCCGAAATGACTCGCTGATTTATTCGAAGGGGTACGGGTCGGCCAACCTCGAATACAGCATTCCTAACTCGCCCGAAACCATCTACCACATGGCTTCGATCTCCAAGCAGTTCACGGCGTACTGCATTTTATTGTTGGCGAAAGAAGGGAAGCTGAACCTCAACGACGACGTGCGCAAGTACCTGCCCTGGTTTCCGGATTTGAAGCAGACAGTTACCATCCGCCACCTGCTCAACCACACCAGCGGCGTGCGCGACCAATGGACGCTACTGGAATTAAGCGGCACGCGGTCGGACGATGTGATAACCCAAGAACACATCATCAAGCTCCTCAGCCGGCAGCAGGCACTGGATTTCACCCCCGGCGAACAGTACAGCTACTCCAACAGCGGCTTCACCATGCTGTCCGAAATCGTGAAAAGCGCCTCGGGCCAGAGCTTACGAAAGTTCGCGGACTCGACCATTTTCAAGCCCCTGGGAATGCGCCACACCCATATCCATGATGATCATGAGGAAATGGTGCCGAATCGGGCTTACTCCTACCAAACCGTAAACAAAACCACGTACAAGAATTCCGTATTGAGCTACGCCAATTCTGGGGCCACCAGTTTGTTTACCAACGTGCCGGACATGGCCAAGTGGGTGATGAATTTTTACGCCCCCAAAATTAGGAGCCCGCAGGTGCTGGCCGAACTCACCCGCAACGGCGTGCTAAACAACGGCAAGCAGATTCCCTACGCCTCGGGCCTTAATGTGGACGAGTACCGTGGCTGGAAGCAGTACTCCCACGGCGGCGCGGACGCCGGGTTCCGAACATTTGTGTCGGTTTTTCCCGAAGCGAAAATGGGGGTCATTGTGTTCAGCAACCTTGCCGAGGGCAACCCGTCGGCCCGGGCGTACGAAATGATTGACCTGTTGCTGAAGGACAAGGGCGTGAAGAAGCCAGCGGTCGCCCAGGCCCTCGCGGACAGCAGTAAGGCCAAGCTGGCCAATGCGGCCGCGTTTCAGGACTTCACCGGAGACTATTATGCCGCCGATGGCGCGCGGTTCAGCTACAGCCTGAAAAACGGCAAGTTCTACTGGAAGTCACCCGTGGCGGAGTACCTGCTGGCGAATG
This genomic stretch from Hymenobacter sp. PAMC 26628 harbors:
- a CDS encoding YybH family protein → MNSRTLLLILLLSSCFRPLVAQTRKPDDKALIMAMRTASNAAIARHEVDGIARYWLPDFVQVGGNGGYKTGKDSVVAGWQKAFRLHPDVVYVRSPQRIAVNPNGLLAWETGTWVGSWSQGGSFKGGGNYSAMWRKKDKEWQLQAELYVTLQ
- a CDS encoding serine hydrolase domain-containing protein encodes the protein MNNFLLKTAVALLMLVVSPCSTQAQDKIQAQALPEATKKQIDNLFSKWNAASSPGFTIGIVRNDSLIYSKGYGSANLEYSIPNSPETIYHMASISKQFTAYCILLLAKEGKLNLNDDVRKYLPWFPDLKQTVTIRHLLNHTSGVRDQWTLLELSGTRSDDVITQEHIIKLLSRQQALDFTPGEQYSYSNSGFTMLSEIVKSASGQSLRKFADSTIFKPLGMRHTHIHDDHEEMVPNRAYSYQTVNKTTYKNSVLSYANSGATSLFTNVPDMAKWVMNFYAPKIRSPQVLAELTRNGVLNNGKQIPYASGLNVDEYRGWKQYSHGGADAGFRTFVSVFPEAKMGVIVFSNLAEGNPSARAYEMIDLLLKDKGVKKPAVAQALADSSKAKLANAAAFQDFTGDYYAADGARFSYSLKNGKFYWKSPVAEYLLANVEKNTFSSLRVGVNSKFVFTKQADGSVQVVQTWPDNERILQKINPVVLDAAAHAKLLQAYAGTYYSPELEYMYTLFVKDQKLVLADSKTKDEPLEYLDKELFALYGVFIKFKRDKHQKITQLEMNAGRAKHLMFDKMPPPKSKPKPVVQTGSEAKEMPPKAIGS
- a CDS encoding M15 family metallopeptidase produces the protein MSWSGLLLSKFAQLMKAADARVHWSGDWPGFKDRPHFEV
- a CDS encoding Arm DNA-binding domain-containing protein, with the translated sequence MEVTRQLLAERLSKKGLARIQLTFCWDGQRLRLSSGQKCQPADWNEKQQRVKAKPGTYLYDVITVLNYYADAATAAAHDALPASR
- a CDS encoding DDE-type integrase/transposase/recombinase; amino-acid sequence: MWVSDSTYWPPASGTWAYWCAFQDVASKQVVGWHAMATRPEELITTAWQRALLAQPPAAGVIAHSDRGGQYCGNAHRALLHRH
- a CDS encoding thermonuclease family protein, encoding MNAKQHFLVGSGLALLAALGGASGALKPVPLAEAARVARVVDADTYDVVAGGQRVRVRLLGADAPEHDQAFGAQATDSVAALLPVGRPVQLRRHGLDLYGRTLGSLTLPAAGARGRGAGALDSLLVVRGWAWAYDPAHTVAGRAAQQAQAQAAGRGLWKCGAVGAVPPKVWRGLDYKNKRRYGAGCSW